The Muntiacus reevesi chromosome 15, mMunRee1.1, whole genome shotgun sequence region CTACCCATTCTTCAAATGTCCTCCCTGAGGTTCTGTCTTTAGCCATCATCTCTTCTTACTATTTATACACTACATTCTGAGCTGATCTTAATCATTCTAAGGTTTTAACCGCCCTTGATACTCTAATGGCTCcctaaatctgtttctttttttttttcacacctacaggatcttagttacccccaccagggtttgaacccaggccccctgcagtggaagcacagagttataactggaccaccagggaattccccctcaATCTATTTTTGATAAAGTATAATTGACTTCTTGCTCTAGGAGCCCTCTGTAAATCACAGGACTTTCTGTAGCACTTAAACCTCTCTGCATATCTGTCTCTCTTTATTAGACTCCAAGGGCAGGCTCAGTGCTTACAGTTTCTCTCTTTCTAGTACCCAGGAAAATATTTAGTAGACAATAGGGGCTCTATAAAGGTTTAATAAGTGAGTAGAAGCAGACACATACAGTCAGCACATATATTTCAAGTTACCTGGTTTTCTTTTACAGAAAGTCTGAGAGGCAGTATGAGATGAagaatctcattttttttcaggCTTTCATAGCCAGCAACCAAGATTCCTGGAAAAAGAAGCAGAATATGCTGGGACAAACTGCTAGAAAGATTGTGAACCATGGCTGGGTCGAGACACTTTGCCATATctcccaaagcaaaaataaactcctTTGCCAGTGGTATGCAGCCTCGTATCGGGGGACTGGAAGAGAGCTAGATAGAAATATAATGCTGATAGAACAAGAAGTTGCTGCAAGTGAGCAAGAGGTTTTCAAGTTCTCAGAAATGGCTGGGTCCCTCTAGGTTGAGCTCCTTGAGTCCCAGCTTCAGGAGTGGAATTCTGTCTCCTTCAGGGTCAGGAAGGGCATCTCACCTTTGTCACCAATCCATTCAAGCACTCGAGTGGCTCCTGAGAGGTCAAATGCATGGAAATCTTGGTACCTGAAGGACAGAGACACGATGTCACATATTGATGCATGGCACTTTTCCAACTGTTCAAGATGAGATGTCAGCATGGTTTGGTGGTTGGGGGCCCAAGTTTTGGAATCAAGCAGAACTGGGATCAAATCTTGTTACATATTTTACCTTCTGTGTGACTAGGACCAGGCCAGTCACAATTTCTCTGAGCCTTGTCCTCATGCGTAAAATGGAACTCCCAGAGTACTTCACAAGGTTGGTGTGCAGAATCGAGACAATCTTTGTTTAAGGTTTAACTCAGAGGCTGGTGCAAAATAAATGGtcacttgcttccctggtggctcagatggtaaagaatctgactacaatgtgggagacctgggttggacccctgggttgggaagattccctggagaaggaaatggcaacccactccagtattcttgcctggataatcccatggacagaggagcctggccggctacaatccatggggtcgttcagaattggacacaactgagcaactaacactataaaacaaaaattatgctATTATTATCCCCCACAAGCACGGCTCCTACCAGGACTTCACACAACTTGCACACACAGAAAGGTGCCATTTCTCAGAAGCGGGAGCCGAGGCCCAGACGGAGTCCTCCGTACAGGTCCCAGCCCACACCAGGATTCCCCGCATGCTCCATCCCGCGCCCGTCGGCCCCCAAGCCAGTTCCCTGGCCCAGATTCCACGTCCCATGCCCACACGATTTACAAGCGCAAGGACTCCACCAGCCAGTCCTCCGCGGGCTCCATGGCAACAGCCGCTTCCGGTATCCTATTTCCGCCTCTGAATCTTCCTGGGCAGGCGCGGCCTTCTCGCGAGGAGTGGGCGCGGCCTGCTTtgacctgggggtggggcccagagATGCCCTAGCGCAGGCGCAGACCTGCCGTACTTTTTCCGCGCTCGGTCTGGGGTTCTCCGGATAAACTCTCCTGGAAAAATGACGTCAAGTCAGGGATTCCCAGGATGTCAGTTCCAGACGGGACCTGAGGGATCAAATACACGCTGGTTTTATGAACGTGTATTTGCAGATCAGAGGAAAAGGCCCGATAAAATACGCCCCGTTAAACTCGAATATTATGTAAAACAGAGAgtagtttttttcatttatgtccaTTCAAGGACATCCTTTTTCATTAAGTATGTCCATGCAAGGACTTCTTGGCAGTGCAGTGGTTGActtcgtgctcccaatgcagggacaagggtttgatccctggtctgggatctAAGATCCCGCGTGCCAtagcgcagccaaaaacaaaaacacacagttAAGTCCACGCAATATTTAGGATATCTTTTtatacgaaaacattattcattgTTGATCTGAAATTCGACTATAACGGAGTGTCCTGTATGTTTATTTGCTAACAGTCAGTCCCACAAGGCCAGAGAAGAGAGTAAGCGGACACTAGGGTCTGGATCCCAGCTCAGCTCTCTTCTTTGTAAGCGCTGGGCACTCCCCTCAAACCTTGGCGAGTAGATAAAAATCAGGTAAGCGAAGCCCTCCCGTGTAGAGTAGGTAGTTCTCTTTTACAGGTGGGAAACAAGAGAGACTTGCCTCTGCCAGTAGGTGGCAGCGGCGAGAGTAGAAAAGTGGCTGGCAGAGGACCTGGCATCCCAGCAGGCACTGAGTGAGTTACCTGCTTGCGAATGAGTGGATGAGCAGAAGCACAGAATCAGTGCCAGGCTGGTGCCACGGAGTGTTCTGGGCTCTTCGGGGCCAGCCCCATCTCAGCGAACACCAGGTGTTCCAGTCTCCtttccctcccatcccctccagCACAGGTAGAAGGAGAGGACCAGACAGTTACGTAAAGAGCAGGGTTTTATTCACGACTGCAACAGGGAAGCAAGAAATACGGCAGGGACGTCATTTGCATCTGCACTGGCAATATTCCTGACAGCCCAACCAGAAATCACGGTAGTGGAGTGACAGAGGTGTAAGCCCATGGTTTACATCCAGATGGGTCCCATGCAGCACCTTCCCTGGGTGGGCACAATCTCAGCCATGTCGTCGTGTCTTCCTGATTAATAGCATCACTTCTGCAGCATTTGCACCAGCATCCTCCTGTGCTGAAGGGGAACACACAGAGGAATTggcctgggcaggggtggggcaaATGATAGGGGCATCCTGCCATTCCTAAGTGCAGGGCCCCCACAGAGGTCAGCAGGggcagcctccccaccccacccagtacCTTTCTCCCTGAAGGGCCTGGGAGGGGTCAGGGCAGTGGTTTTCTCAACCTCACAGAGACAGTCAATGGAGATCTTAGAAATAAAGTCCAAGCACCAGGCCCGGCCCTGGGCCAGACAGTGTTTTGACTCCCTGACCTCCAGCTCTGCTCCAGACCTCACTTCTGAAGTCCTAGCTCTGGGGGGTACTGCTTCCTCTGAGATTTTCTAGTTGGTCTTCATGTTTCGGGCCTTCAAGACCAGTGGACCCAGAGGGGCTATCGTCTTCCTTCAGACCCAGCCAGCCTGAGTACCTAGCCCTTACACCTGAAGTCTTTAGGGGCCACgtggcatgtgaggtcttagctccccaaccagggatcaaacccatgtcccctgcactgggagcaaagAGTtcaactactggactgccagaggaGTACCAGGCTGGTGGTTCTGTGCATCAGGAGGGTCAAGGTtgactggggctgggggtgaACTTTCTCTAGGGAATGCCCCCCctctttcacaatgtatacactATATTCTACGCACAGTGGGAGACACATGGTTAAGTCCACCGGTGCTGCCAGGGAGCTCACAGACTGGTAACAGGTTCTGTTTACTAAGTGTTTTCTATGCATTAGGCATCACGCTCAGCATGTGACATAAATGGTCTCATTTAAGGGAAGAGGGACACTATTATTCCCACTTTAGGGTTGAGGAAGATGAGGCTTAGAGAGGCTAAATGACATTTCTAAGGTCCCACAGCTACCAAGTAGCTGGATTATGAGCCCAGAATGCTGTCACGAGAGTCCACATTCTACTATACCTTACTGCCTTCTTTACAGAGCAACAAAGTACCAGGGAGGGTGTGTGGAATGGGGAGGCGCCGGGAGCAGAGAATGGATGAGCTGCCCCTCTGCCAGGCTGGAGACGAAGGCTGGCTTGGCTCTAGCTCTGGGGCCTTGAAccctatgtgtgtgcgtgctcaatcacgtcagttgtatccgactctctgggaccccatggactgtaaccctccaggctcctctgtccatgggattctccaggcaagaaggccctcctccaggggaccttcctcatCCAggtcccctgccctcctccaggggaccttcgaacctgcctctcttacatctccagcattggcagccaggttctttaccactagcaccacccggaaGCCCCCCGCCCAAACCCCATAGGTCAGTGGTTTACAACCAAGGGCGATTTTTTTGGCTCCCTCCCATGAGCCCTCACCAGGGGACCTCTGGCAGTGTCTGGAGCATTGTTAGCTGTCTTAACTGTGGGCATAGAGGGAGGCTATGCCAGTGGATAAAGACAAGGGAGGCTGCTAAACTTCCTACAATGCGCAGAACAGCCCCTGCAACGTAGGATTGTCCCGCCCAGAAGAGCAGGAGTGCTGGGATTGAGAAACCCTACCAGTGGTCTCTGAGGCAGATGAGAAACTGGGAAGAGCGCTGATCAAAGTGAACAAGGTTCAGACTTGGTCCTGGCTGCTGATTCACTCTTTTCATCCTTTCTGTGGGCCCCAGGGTCCCAATAAGCACATACAGGGCACAACGAAGGTGGGGTGGGGCAAGTCTGCATAGAccagggggtgaggggtggggggaaggtccTGCTGGAAGAAGCTGGATAAGCCCAGGCTGCACCTTTAGACTGGGCAGTGGGTGAGGAGGAGCATCTTCCCCTATTTTTTTGTCCCtcggggtttgctgagaaggtcAGCTCCCTTTCTTGGAATCCTCCCACTTTGAGCTCTGGATCACAGGGAGAGCCTAGAATCCCTGGCTTTCCTGGGCCTCTCCTGCCCTGGCTGGGCACTGATACCCTAAGCCCAATGCGGGATCCAGGGGGAGCCCTGGCTGAGTTCTCCTGGCTCACCTGGGTGTGAGGTGCTGGGCCACTCAGGGTCATGCCCAGAGCTTTCTTTTGCAGGAGGACCCTGAGCAGATGATGACTCAGCCGTGGTGTCTGGTCCCTCAGGGAGGTGTGAGGAGCTGTCTCCAGTAGGGATGGGCTGGGGGGCTCCAGGCTCTTCTTGCCCATGAAGTGACCTAGAAAGGAGGTGCCAAGGCACAGGGAAGTCAGGGAGCAAGGATGCTATCCCAGTGGGCAAGTCCCCATCTCTCCCACGTCTCAGTTCTCCTGGCAGGAAGATACACACACAgcctttctcctcctggtcaccggAAACCGACAAAGAACCCCCAGTGGGGCAAAGCCTGCACCTCAGCTTTTCCGGAGCAGGTAGAGGTGGGTGGACGGGATGGCACAGCTGGAAGGGGCGGTGGGAGGCTCCAAGGGCCAGGAAGAAACTCTGCCAGTTGTGCTGTCTGCTTAGAAGAGGGACGGGAAACAGCAGAGAAAGAAGTGAGGGCAAGAGGTGTCTGGAAGGTGGAGATGCAAAGACACACTAGAGGTCGGAAGATTCAGTGCAGTCTTGTCTAAGGGAAGAGGCACAGACTGGCAGGTACATCTAGGATCCAGCCTCAGCTCTGCTTTAAACCGGCTGAGTGAATGATTTAAACCAAGTCACTGGGTCTGGGTCTCAAGTTCCCCCATCTTACTAGATGAGTTCCAGGGTCCCCACTAGCCTGGACACTAGTGTCCATGTTGAGGAGAGGCCAgagaaggaaggtgggagggacgGGGAGCGCTTGCCGGAACCCCGAAGACTCACCGGTGGCCCAGAGGTTGCCCCGCGGGTGCACTCGGATCTTGCTGGCCCGGCTGCGGGGCTCCGGGAGATCCCAGCCGAGCGGGGCGGCGCCGGCCGCGAGCAGAGCGAAGAGCAGGAGGCCGCCGAGCAGCCGAGCGCCCCCCGCCCGCAGGGTCATGGCTGGGCGCGGGTGACACCACGGTTTACTTGCACTTGGCTGTGGCTCGGATCGCCGGCGCGTGCCTTCTCTCCTTTTAAACCCGCGCCGCTGGGGGCGGAGCCGCCCCGAGGAGCCCGCCCCCGGCGCGCTCGcggccgccccggccccgccctctCGGAGTCTCGAGTCGGCCCGGGCCAGGGTCGGGGACCCCCTTCACCGCCCCCACGCCCGCACTCCTGACCCGACGTGGGCATGGCTTCCTCAGGGTGTCCGGATCCAAGCCCACCAGCTTCAAGCTGATGGGGGCAAAGCCGGCTCCCCTGGCCCTCCTCGCCACTCCCAACGGCTTTCGGCCCTTCAAGGTAGAAAAGGGGGCGAGGACGCCGCCTTCCTGGGTAACATAGGCGTTACTGTGCCCAGCAAAGTGCCGGGCGCCAGAGGAGCTTGCCAGTCGGCCCCTCCCTCTTGGAGCATCTGACCTGCTCACCCACCTATCTTTATGCCCTCTCTCTCCCAGCCAGCACTCACCAGGTAAGCCGAAATCACACCACATGCTCCGGAAGGGAGTGCAGAAGGATGGAAGGGGAGCCCTCCTCAACCCACCTCAAATGGTGAGAGCCTGGCTTCTCAGTCGGCCAGGAGGCAGAGCTTTGGGTCAGGGGAGTGAAAGGAGCACTGGACCCGGAGTCCATATACAAGCTGTGTGATCTCTTTGACCCTCACCTTCTTCAACTGTCAAATGGGAATAACCCTGCTGccctatttttaataattttacatctttttagCCCAGTTATTTTGTGGCAGGAAGCAGCAGTCCTACAGGACTCTCAAAGTCAGCACTCTCCTCTCAAGGAGCCAGCCGTTCAGGCTTGTCTTGGAAAGAACTTTTAGGTCAGTGGCAACATTTAATGAACAGGAGAAGACGCTGTGCTCCagaataatacatttatttttgcttaaatgTTTACCAAACACCAACATTCAGAGCACCATGCTAAGGACAGGAGGGGAGACAAAAGATAACCATCTGCTTCCACCGTAGCTGACCATCTCATTGGAGAGACAGAGTACAAAAGCAGTCAATGAGAGGCACAGGATACCAACCAACCCCTGGGCTCTGGACTCTTCTCAGAAACACTGCAGTGTGGCTGTCAGAGAACCTACTCCCCAGACTGGCTCAATGATGGTACCTGCTATTATTACTCTTGCCATGTCTAGCTCAGCAAGGCTCTGTGGATCACCATCTTAAAAGGGAAAGTGTGTACAAGAAGCTGATTGTCATGCTGAGCTACCAGAAAGCATAACAGGCAAGACAAGGACACTCCGTTTCCGGCCCAGGCTTTCTTCCCACTCTCCCTGCTTCTCATCTCCCACCCTGGCATTTACACCTCTCTGTATTCTTGTCACTGCTTAAGCCATAGTGTACAGATATAGCTCTCATCACATTCCCATTATAATCGTTCCCTTTAGACCCCCTCCCTCTGCTTGCATCACACACCCATCCTGCCTTCTCTGGTCCTCGGTCATAGAAGTTAGGAGGTGGTATTGCGTGCTGCCTCACTTAGATGCTTGAAGGAATCTTATTTGGCAGGTTTACCTCTCCTCATTTTATAGCTGCAAGCAGGCTCGGACTGGAAACCTGCCCAGACGTCACGCTGGAATCAGACTTCAGGTCTGTTCAGAGCACTCCTTCAGGCCCCCCGAGTCACCAGGAACCGATGCTGCTTTCTCTGAGCCACACCCACTCCCGATGTACCATCCCGTTAAAGAGCAGGTTGGTGTGGATGTCTCAAGGGGGCGAGGGAGCAGGCACTGACTGACTCGAGTTTCACCTCTCTCCTACAGGTGACCCTGGCACCTTGGTTCTGCTCTGACAGGTTCATTTATAGTTAGGCAAACCTCCTCTGACATAGCCTGTGTTCACAGCTCCAACCACACCTGCGAGAATGATCCCCGATGCCCCTGGGGATTATTTCATCTGTCAGGTGAGCACAGGAAAAGAGGGGCTTCCAAGGACCCCAGAGAAAGCAGCAGGGCAGCAGCTCCACAGCCAGCTATAAGCCACTGTATCCCAGCAATGTGCAGTGTTAGGCACAGCAGAGAGGGGGCTTGCCCAAGACAGCACTTCCACGTCAGATCCCTCAGGGAGTAGTGCTGGGCTGAGTTTAAAGTGAGGACCTCAACTGCACACTGCCTGTTCCTAAGTCCTCTCTCCCTGGCGGAAGACAGGCAGTGCATCACATGGACAGTGAATCATATGGAACTGCCAGGGGAAGCTCTTCAGAGCTCACTCTGACCCTCTGAGATTTCAGACAATGCAGAGAAGATTCAAAGGACACCCAAAAGATGAATAAGGGGTGAAAGATATATGGCAAATCCTCTGATAACCAACACCAACCAAATATTTAGACTGCATCATGCTTTTAATCAAAGATTGCTTAAAATAAAGAACATATATAGCATTGATTGCTACGTTTCATTAAATTAGAATCAATTACAAATAACATCTTTTCACAGCCaaatcttttttgttattgttttccaAAGCACTTACATGCACACTCCTTTGATCACCAACACTACTCTGATGCAGTAAAGGATAGTACtatgtccattttatagatgagttaACTCAAGCAAACACAAGTTAGTTGCACAGAAGCTAAACAAACAGAGAAATCCTGAGTGTGGACTTCAAACACATGAAAGGTACAGAGgaccaaagagaaaataaaaagcagaaatttaaatGAGACATAAATGAGCctagagaaaaaggaagggtGACAAACAGAGATGCTCAGAATAAGATGGTGTAAAATTAGTCTCCTGGCAAATCTCTGAGcacagatcccacatgcatggggtgtggagagaaagagaaacatcttGGGACGTCTCAGGTCCTGCTCTTTAGGTTCAGAATGGGCAAGGGGCGGTAGAATCAGGAGAAATGCATAATCtttaagagaggaagaaaaagtgtCAGGGATATTTGATACAATTTCACAAAGTCAGAGGGAACACATAGGAACTAGCTAGAATATCAAAATATTAACCATTAAAAAGGAACTATTTCAGGAACTGAAATTGCCAAAATACAACAATTTTTCAAGACaatattcaaaaacaaaatagagaagatACATCTAATGAGAAAGTGACGAGAATGCCAAGAATGGCTAAGAAAGATAAGCAGCTGCTGCTCAGCTAAATGGCACAGATGCTCAGGAAAGTTACCACAACCCTAACCAAGTGAGGAGCCCCAGGACCCGTGTTCATAAGATGATTTGGGTCTAACAGGTACTTCAGGGGGCATTTCAGTAACTGAAATAAATACTCTTTTTAACTCCAAAGAGGTTTAAATACTTGGAAGTTTACCTGAGAATCTCACTATTTCTAGGCAATTTACAGAGGAAATTCATGGAAGAACAACCTAGGGCTTCTATGAAAGAGAACACCCAAGGGCCTTGTGATTGTGGAGCTTATTCCAGATAAATGAATCTCATGAGAGTTTATAAAGGTAGAATAACTGGGTTATGACATTGTGGGCTGGTAAACATAACCAGAATTCAAGTTCTGGCTCTGCCACCCACAGGTCTGGAGATCCTGGGCAAATCTCTTCACCTCCAGTTTctctcttttgtaaaatggagTTTGAggactaaaggagaaaaaaaaaatgttataaattcAAAAGCACTTGGCCAAGCACTGGACAATTTGGAGTACTCACTATTATTAGCTGGATCCTAGGAAAAGCAAAGCCTGCCTTACATCTGAAGTCCATTACAGGGGAAAAAGCCTCCCTCGGTAGCGGGTAAGGTATTGACACAACAGTCCGCAAAATGCCTATTACATCGTCACTTGTTTGATAAACAAATGCTAGCATTCCCACCTCAACTGTTGACCAATTCCAAGAAACATGTTCTATATGGCATTCTCTCTTCTTGCTTAAATAAGTTGTCAAGCTGACAACTCTCAGCAAAGCATCATGCGAGCAGATTTCCTTACTTGCCTGCCCAAAGTCCTgagtataaattattttaactcGATTCCTTGAATGAAAGCTGGAAACCAGCTTGAAAGGGTTCCAGatttggctcaaatggtaaagaatccgcctgcagtgcagaagacctgggttagaACCAGCTTAGCCATCTAAATAAACCGGCCAGTTAAAATAAGGGCTTTACAGAAATGATTCTTGATGGAGAGTAGGTGGCATTCCAGAAACTCCTAAAATTAACAGAACAAGGATCTATAATTTGAAAGTTGCCTTGAATATAACTGTATATGAGAGATGAGTAACTACTGTTTTTATAGTACAAACTTAAGAAGAAGCAAGATAACATGT contains the following coding sequences:
- the NMB gene encoding neuromedin-B isoform X1, with the protein product MTLRAGGARLLGGLLLFALLAAGAAPLGWDLPEPRSRASKIRVHPRGNLWATGHFMGKKSLEPPSPSLLETAPHTSLRDQTPRLSHHLLRVLLQKKALGMTLSGPAPHTQEDAGANAAEVMLLIRKTRRHG
- the NMB gene encoding neuromedin-B isoform X2; the encoded protein is MTLRAGGARLLGGLLLFALLAAGAAPLGWDLPEPRSRASKIRVHPRGNLWATGHFMGKKSLEPPSPSLLETAPHTSLRDQTPRLSHHLLRVLLQKKALGMTLSGPAPHTQHRRMLVQMLQK